In the genome of Vicingus serpentipes, the window TTGTAATTTGCATAAAAAGGTTCAGGAATGATAACTTCATCCCCTTCATTCATACAAGAATAAAAAGCAAATAATAACGCTTCTGATCCACCAGTAGTAACTAATATATTATCTGTAGTAACGTTAAAATTTAACTTATTGTAATATTCAGCTAAACCAGTTCTGTAACCAATACCACCTGCAGAATGACTATATTCTATTACTTTTCTATCTATAATACGTAAAGCATCTATAGCAACTTGAGGTGTTTCAATATCTGGTTGGCCAATATTTAAATGGTAAACAACTCTTCCTTTGTTGTTAGCAATTTCTGCATATGGTACCAATTTACGTATTGGTGATTCAGGCATTTCATTGCCTCTATTAGATGTATGTGGCATATTTTTAATTGAAAAATTCTCGCCAAAATTACTAAGAACTTTTCTAAATAAGAGTTAGTTGTTATGATGAATGATGAATGAATGGAAAAATAGTTTAAATTTAGAATACCTAATAGATTAAATATGTCATTCAATAGCCATAATTCTGATAATATCGAAATTAAACCTCGCTTTAAATTAATCTCTAGTTTTTCTGAAAAAGATATTTTGGATAAAATAAAATTGGCTATTCCTGAACAGGATAAAATAGAGGGAATAGCCAAAGGAAATCATGTTTTTTTAAATATTCCAGCTCATAATCAACATTACTGGTCTCCATCTATGGAAGTAATAGTGGAAGAATATGATGATGATATAAATAAAACAAGTATAAGGTGTCTTTTAGGGCCTCGACAAACCGTATGGATGATGTTGATGTTTTTTTATATTGCGGTTGGTGTACTTGGTTTTTTTGGAGGGATTTATGGTTTGGCAAAATGGAACTTAGGTAAAGAAACTATGCTCTTGTGGACAATGCCTTTAGCTTTGATTTTATTTGCTTTAATCTATTTTACTGCTAAATATGGTCAGCGAAAAGGAAGGGATCAAATGTTGTATTTGGTTAGTTTTCTTTATCATTCAATTGATGACAAAGAAATAATAAGGCTTTAGTTTGAATTATATTTTGCTTTAGTTTCTTTTGATGCTTTAACTGTTCCTTTAAAAATAATCGTTTTGTTTATTTTTAAGTTGTTATTTTCTTTTGAAAGGAAAGTTAAATGAATAGGTCTTTCTTGAAAACCAATTTTATCTTTAGTATCGAAATGAACAATTATTTTGTAGGGCTTATTTGGAGTGATGTTTTCTTTAGGAATTTCTACTGAAGTACAA includes:
- a CDS encoding DUF1573 domain-containing protein; the protein is MLCNFIKFSLSLLLLLVAGFSFSQTSDNIIFEKPTQKFMKVDEGHQITLTYNFTYNGKIPLQLISPKVDCDCTSVEIPKENITPNKPYKIIVHFDTKDKIGFQERPIHLTFLSKENNNLKINKTIIFKGTVKASKETKAKYNSN
- a CDS encoding MFS transporter translates to MSFNSHNSDNIEIKPRFKLISSFSEKDILDKIKLAIPEQDKIEGIAKGNHVFLNIPAHNQHYWSPSMEVIVEEYDDDINKTSIRCLLGPRQTVWMMLMFFYIAVGVLGFFGGIYGLAKWNLGKETMLLWTMPLALILFALIYFTAKYGQRKGRDQMLYLVSFLYHSIDDKEIIRL